The Oncorhynchus tshawytscha isolate Ot180627B unplaced genomic scaffold, Otsh_v2.0 Un_contig_7960_pilon_pilon, whole genome shotgun sequence DNA window tgtgagaaggagagagagagagaaagaaagacagacagagagagaggtttaaaCTAGTCATGTTTAGTTCACTTGCAGCACTCATGCAGATAGCAGGGACAGGAAATATCCCAGTTTGATTGGCACACATACAaaataatgtaataaatattATGTGTGTACGCACAACGTTGTTTTTAAAGAAACATGTGAATGCCGAACCACTCTCACATACTGTCACATACGTTCATAGAGCATAAACTCCTAGACACAGCCACAGGTCAGAACGTACCTACATATGTGTCCCGGTGGTTTTTGATAATCTCTCCTAGCTCAAAATGGCCGGACATGACAGCCACCTGAAACACAGACGCTAGCAGTGTAAGGGACAGTTCTCAcagcaccctccacacacacacacacacacacacacacacacacacacacacacacacactagcagtgtAAGGGACAGTTCTCAcagcaccctccacacacacacactagcagtgtAAGGGACAGTTCTCAcagcaccctccacacacacacactagcagtgtAAGGGACAGTTCTCAcagcaccctccacacacacacactagcagtgtaagggacagttctcacagcaccctacacacacacacacacacacacacacacacacacacactagcagtgtAAGGGACAGTTCTCAcagcaccctccacacacacacacacacacacacacactagcagtgtAAGGGACAGTTCTCAcagcaccctccacacacacactagcagtgtAAGGGACAGTTCTCAcagcaccctccacacacacactagcagtgtAAGGGACAGTTCTCACagcaccctcacacacacacacacacacacacacacacacacacacacacacacacacacacacacacacacacactagcagtgtAAGGGACAGTTTTCAcagcaccctccacacacacactagcagtgtAAGGGACAGTTCTCACAGCAccctccacacatacacacacacacacacacacacagacacacacacacacactagcagtgtAAGGGACAGTTCTCAcagcaccctccacacacacatacacacacacacacacacacacacacacacacacacacacacactagcagtgtAAGGGACAGTTCTCAcagcaccctccacacacacacacacacacaaacacacacacacacacgctagcagtGTAAGGGACAGTTCTCACagcaccctcacacacacacacacacacacacacacacacacacacacacacacacacacacacacacacacactagcagtgtAAGGGACAGTTGTCAcagcaccctccacacacacacactagcagtgtAAGGGACAGTTCTCAcagcaccctccacacacacacactagcagtgtAAGGGACAGTTGTCACAGCACCCTCCACACACTAGCAGTGTAAGGGACAGTTCTCACagcaccctacacacacacacacacacacacacacacacacacacacacacactagcagtgtAAGGGACAGTTCTCAcagcaccctccacacacacacacacacactagcagtgtAAGGGACAGTTCTCAcagcaccctccacacacacacacactagcagtgtAAGGGACAGTTCTCAcagcaccctccacacacacactagcagtgtAAGGGACAGTTCTCACagcaccctcacacacacacacacacacacacacacacacacacacacacacacacacacacacacacacacacacacactagcagtgtAAGGGACAGTTCTCAcagcaccctccacacacacactagcagtgtAAGGGACAGTTCTCACAGCAccctccacacatacacacacacacacacagacacacacacacacacactagcagtgtAAGGGACAGTTCTCAcagcaccctccacacacacatacacacacacacacacacacacacacacacacacacacacacacacacacacacacacacacacacacacacactagcagtgtAAGGGACAGTTCTCAcagcaccctccacacacacacacactagcagtgtAAGGGACAGTTCTCAcagcaccctccacacacacacacacactagcagtgtAAGGGACAGTTCTCAcagcaccctccacacacacacactagcagtgtAAGGGACAGTTCTCACggcaccctcacacacacacacacacacacacacacacacacacacacacacacacacactagcagtgtAAGGGACAGTTGTCAcagcaccctccacacacacacacacacacacacactagcagtgtAAGGGACAGTTCTCAcagcaccctccacacacacactagcagtgtAAGGGACAGTTCTCAcagcaccctccacacacacacactagcagtgtAAGGGACAGTTCTCAcagcaccctccacacacacacactagcagtgtAAGGGACAGTTCTCAcagcaccctccacacacacacactagcagtgtAAGGGACAGTTGTCACAGCACCCTCCACACACTAGCAGTGTAAGGGACAGTTCTCACagcaccctacacacacacacacacactagcagtgtAAGGGACAGTTCTCAcagcaccctccacacacacacacacacacacacacactagcagtgtAAGGGACAGTTCTCAcagcaccctccacacacacacacactagcagtgtAAGGGACAGTTCTCAcagcaccctccacacacacactagcagtgtAAGGGACAGTTCTCAcagcaccctccacacacacacacacacacacacacacacactagcagtgtAAGGGACAGTTCTCAcagcaccctccacacacacacacacacacacacacacacacacacacacacacacacacacacacacacacacacacacacacacacactagcagtgtAAGGGACAGTTCTCAcagcaccctccacacacacacacaaacaaacacacacacacacacgctagcagtGTAAGGGACAGTTGTCAcagcaccctccacacacacacacactagcagtgtAAGGGACAGTTCTCAcagcaccctccacacacacactagcagtgtAAGGGACAGTTCTCAcagcaccctccacacacacacacaaacacacacacacgctagcagtGTAAGGGACAGTTGTCACagcacactccacacacacacacactagcagtgtAAGTGACAGTTCTCAcagcaccctccacacacacacactagcagtgtAAGGGACAGTTCTCACagcaccctccaccctccacacacacacactagcattgTAGGGGACAGTTGTCAcagcaccctccacacacacacacacacacacacacacacacacacacacacacacacacacacacacacacacacacacacacacacacaagctagcaGTGTAAGGGACAGTTGTCAcagcaccctccacacacacacacactagcagtgtAAGGGACAGTTCTCAcagcaccctccacacacacacatacacacacacacacacacgctagcagtGTAAGGGACAGTTGTCACAGCACCCTCCACACACTAGCAGTGTTAGGGACAGTTCTCAcagcaccctccacacacacacacacacacactagcagtgtAAGCGACAGTTCTCAcagcaccctccacacacacacacacacacacacactagcagtgtAAGGGACAGTTGTCAcagcaccctccacacacacacactagcagtgtAAGGGACAGTTCTCAcagcaccctccacacacacacacacacactagcagtgtAAGGGACTTTTCTCACagcaccctccacacacatacacacacacactagcagtgtaagggacagttctcacagcaccctacacacacacacacacacacactagcagtgtAAGGGACAGTTCTCAcagcaccctccacacacactatGCACATATTCCTTGTCTCACCTGGCCTTTTGTAAGGAGCACAGAGTATTAGAACCCAGCTCAAGGGGTCAGGCAGAATTGTCCCACCGTGGACCCTCGTACACGTCACAGAACAATATCACTAACACTGGTACATCTCATCCATTCATCCACTGCTTTAGTAACTTCATCACACACAACCCCATCCAAGCAATGTACATACAAATACATAATTCCATTAGCCCAGCCATGTATTGTATAATCACCTGAAAAGGGTTCTGCCCACTGTTATTCTTTGTGTCTTTATTGGCTCCCCTGTAAAGTAGAATTCGTGCACAGCTGTCCTGTATGGCCAAAATACATGTCAATCAATTAGCAGCAAATAACTGTAATACTGGATTACAAAACTACAAAGTCATctttatttcatgtttgtttATGACACTACTAGAGAGCACTACCTTGTTGTATAAAGCACAAACGTGCAAGGCAGTGTTTCCTGAGGCATTCTGGGAAGTGGAGTCTGCCCCGTAAAAAAGAAGGTGCTCCAGATGCTGGGCGTTGCCATTCTGACAGGCCTGGGAtcagagcagagtgagcacagagtgggagggaaagagagagaggtgggtggacagagaggtggggggacagagagcgagaaaggtggggagagatagagagatgggggtagagagagtgagagagagtgagagaaagagagagggagagagaggtggggaaagagagatagaaagagagagaaggggggggcgATCAGGCGATCAGAGgtaaagaaaataaaaatgaatgaaGAGGGAGATGGTGAAAGATAGCGATCAAGGAAATAAagagtggagaaagaggggggtTATACATtgtcaaaaagagagagagaaacaagaacaACACACACATCTCGCACATAGATACACAACAACAACGCTCAACGACAAcagcacaaatacacacagacataatGATGAAAGGATGGAAAGAATGTTGAAAATGGAGGGGAAGTTAGTACAGTACCTGTGTGTCTCCAGGGTTCTATCTGCTGTCCTCTTCATACCTGAGCTATGGAGTGACAGGGGGATGAGAGACGGGCCTCATCATGGGTTAAAGGGTACAGGAGGGTGAGAGACGGGCCTCATCATGGGTTAGAGGGTACAGGGAGATGAGAGACGGGCCTCAACATGGGTTAGAGGGGTACAGGGGGGTGAGTAGCAGGAGAGACACATCAGGGTAGGGGAGGCATACCATGACATGAATGGATAACATAAATATAGAGATGACATTTACACACTGACattaacacaaatacacacacacacaaaccaatatacacacaaacacagtgaaatgctaatGGACATTGACACTTGAACACAGACTAAAccccacagaaacacacacctacacacacctacacctcaACCTACCTGGTGTGTCTCATCCCAGCCGTTCTCGTCCCTGACGGCCAGCTTGGCGCGGTGGTGGAGCAGGGTCTCACAGCAGGAGGTGTCGCCCCCTGTCAGCACAGTGTGGTAGAGCGGAGTCAGCCCCGCCGGTCCTTATAGTCTGGAGACGCACCCAGAGACAGCAAGGTCTATAGGGACACACCAGGtagacacacatacttacactcttagaaaaaaaggtgctatctagaacctaaaaggtttcttcggctgtccccgtcCAGGAGAACCCTCTAAAtaacccttttgagttccttgtagcaccctttccacagagtgttctacatggaacccaaaagagttcaacctggaaccaaaaagggttctcctatggggacagccgaaaaacccttttggaacccttttttctaagagtgtattaaACGATTAGTTGAATATCACAATAACATATGCGATATCATTATAAGAACATCATGACTGTATCTCAATGCAAGACTCTATGCACAGTGGGTCCATACATGCTCCTTTAATCCAGGGACTTGAGTgtaaggaggtgtgtgtgtgtttaccagcaACGCTGTGTGGCAGTGGCTGCGGACAGCCTTGTGTAGAGGTGTGAGTCCGTCCTTGGACCTGAAATCAAGATGAGCCCCTCCCAGCACCAGCCCCCGTATGGCCTCCCCTCCCCCCGGCTCACATTGCACAGCCAACGTCAGGGGGGTttctacagaggagagagagagatggagcaatgGAGTGACGGAGGGGCTCATATATTTAATCAGACAGACAGGAGTGGGGCCATGGAGTTATGACATGAACATTACAGCATTATGTCACTCTAGTCTACTGTAGTAGTACGGTATCTATTATCTGATAGTGGCAGATGTAGAGCTCTCTGCTGTCCCCTGGTGTTGCCAGGTGGAAGTGCACTTCACACTCCCAGCGACAGCAGGCTCTGTTGTGTGAGGAATGTTGGAGCACACCCAAAACTGCTAACAGTAGCTGCCTGTCTCCCACCTCGTTATATTATCTGGCTCTTAAATGAGACTCAAACTAACTGTCTATTTTGCTTATTATAATCATATTTAAGTGTTAGATAGATAGAGCTTTGGGTAAGTGTGATTCAGAGTTGGAGAGAGTATTGGGGATTTTCAGGTCGAGGTTACAGAGGACAGCCATTAGCCATAGCTCCCACAGCTATGTTGGCTGTTAGCTAATTCAACTTGGATATGAACAGTTTGCTAGCTAGATGACAGGTTGTATGGCTGAAGGGTCTGGAAATGATCTCTAGGATGCTAAATATACAGTGGCCATATGCCCCACAAATGATATGGGTCACTAAGAAGGATTTCTTAGGGGGTATCAAGGTATCAgggactagacagacagacagacaaggcaggcaggcagacaaggcaggcaggcagacagacagacaaggcaggcagacaaggaaggaaggaaggaaggaaggaaggaaggaaggaaggaaggaaggaaggaaggcaggcaggaaggcaggcaggcaggcaggcaggcaggcaggggaggagggcaggcaggcaggcaggcaggcaggcaggcaggcaggcaggcaggcaggcaggcaggcaggcaggcaggcaggcaggcaggagggcagggaggcaggcaggcaggcaggcaggcaggcaggcaggcaggcaggcaggcaggcaggcaggcaggcaggcaggcaggcaggcaggcaggcaggcaggcaggcaggcagggcaggcaggcaggcaggcaggcaggcaggcaggcaggcaggcaggcaggcaggcaggcaggcaggcaggcaggcaggcaggcaggcaggcaggcaggcaggcaggcaggcaggcaggcaggcaggcaggcaggcaggcaggcaggcaggcaggcaggcaggcaggcaggcaggcaggcaggcaggcaggcaggcaggcaggcaggcaggcaggcaggcaggcaggcaggcaggcaggcaggcaggcaggcaggcaggcaggcaggcaggcaggcaggcaggcaggcaggcaggcaggcaggcaggcaggcaggcaggcaggcaggcaggcaggcaggcaggcaggcaggcaggcaggcaggcaggctgaggctgactgactgctgactggctgaggctggctgactggctggctgactggctgaggaGGACTGgtgctaactgactgactggtgctAAGGCAGACTGGTGCTAAGACTGACTGgtgctaactgactgactggtgctaactgactgactggtgctaactgactgactggtgctaactgactgactggtgctaactgactgactggtgctaactgactgactggtgactaactgactgactggtgctaactgactgactggtgctaactgactgactggtgctaactgactgactggtgctaactgactgactggtgctaactgactgactggtgctAACTGACTGAGGAGAGGTCACAGGTCACCCTGGCAGCGGACAGCATCTGACAGCATCTCACCTCCTGTGTCAGGGTCCTGGTAGTTGGGGTCAAGCCCTTTGTCCAAGAACTTGGCCATCTTGTCCACAGAGCCACTTTGGATATAGTCCATGAACTTCTTCAGACTGGCCtatgaggggatagagagagatgaggggactccagaacctaaaagtgttctttggctgtccccataggagaaccctttgaagaacccttttctgttcaagggttctacctggaaccaaaagggttctacctggaaccaagaaGGGTTCTCCAATAGGGAAAGCCGAAGAACCATTTGGAacacttttttctaagagtgtgccAGCACTGCGTTCCACAGAGAGCAGAGATGACACATTAATACTGGAGTTGTCTGCCACACAAAACACAGCACAGCTAACAGTGGAGGGCTTCCCCAAGGGCCTGTAactgcagacagacagtgtgcagtcccactcacacacacacgtgagtgcacacacacacagacgcataagtatacacacacatacaccttcaTACTGCaccaatgcatgcacacacttacACCTACAATTCACATTGTGCCACACCCATTGAAACAGACCACCAGTACCTTAGTGTGCAGTTTAGCCAGCTGTTTCTCATCTAGATTGGTCTGTTTGTACACTCTGGTCTTGTAACGAaactatagagagagaaagagagagagagagagaaatagagagagagagagagagagagagagagagagagagagagagagagagagagagagagagagagagagagagagagagagagagagagagagagagttaatccTGACTGGAAGGCCTTTTGTCCTCAATTCTCTCAGCTTTTGGCCTAGATCCACATGATGGAGCCTGCAGATGTATTGCAAAATGATGCTTTATCTAGTTTACCCATAACTtccatcctcctcctcgtcctcctctctcaatgaaaaaagaaaaaaacagcaCAGGTTCACACTAGTTTCCAGCCACAGAGTGAGAGTAGcccacagagtaaccttacagagtaacccaCAGAGTGAGAGTAGCCCACAGAGTAACTTTACAGAGTAACCCACAGAGTGAGAGTAAcccacagagtaaccttacagagtaacccaCAGAGTGGGAGTAACCCACAGAGTAACCATACAGAGTAACCATACAGAGTAACCGTACAGAGTAACCCGCGAGCGAGAGTAACACACAGAGCAACCTTATAGAGTAAcccacagagtaaccttacagagtaacccaCAGAGTGAGAGTAACCATACAGAGTAACTTTACAGAGTAACCCACAGAGTGAGAGTAAcccacagagtaaccttacagagtaaccttAAAGAGTGAGAAAcccacagagtaaccttacaAAGTAACCCACAGAGTGAGAGTAACctaaccttacagagtaacccacagagtgagagaagcccacagagtaaccttacagagtaacccacagagtaaccttacagagtaacccaAAGAGTGAGAATAGcccacagagtaaccttacagagtaacccacagagtaaccttacagagtaacccaAAGAGTGAGAATAGcccacagagtaaccttacagagtaacccaCAGAGTGGGAGTAaccttacaaatcaaatcaaatcaaattaaattgtatttgtcacatacacatggttagcagatgttaatgcgagtgtagcgaaatgcttgtgcttctagttccgacaatacagtaataaccaacaagtaatctaactaacaattccaaaactactgttttatacacacaagtgtaaagggataaagaatatgtacataaagatatatgaatgagtgatggtacagagcggcataggcaagatacagtagatggtatcgagtacagtatatacatatgagatgagtatgtaaacagagTAACCCACAGAGTGAGATTAGTCCACAGAGTAACCCATagagtaaccttacagagtaacccaCAGAGTGAGAGTAACctaaccttacagagtaacccaTAGAGTGagagtaaccttacagagtaacccaCAGAGTGAGAGTACCCCACAGAGTAACTTTACAGAGTAACCCACATAGTGAGATTAGcccacagagtaaccttacagagtaaccttacagagtaacccaTAGAGTAACCCACTGAGTAACCGTACAGAGTAACCCACAGAGTGAGAGTAACCCACAGTGAGAGTAACtcacagagtaaccttacagagtaacccacagagtgagagaagcccacagagtaaccttacagagtaacccaCAGAGTGAGAGTAACCCACAGAGTAAcccacagagtaaccttacagagtaacccaCAGAGTGAGAGTAACCCACAGAGTAACCGTACAGAGTAACCCATAGAGTGAGAGTAAcccacagagtaaccttacagagtaacccaAAGAGTGAGAATAGcccacagagtaaccttacagagtaacccaCAGTGAGAGTAACctaaccttacagagtaacccacagagtgagagaagcccacagagtaaccttacagagtaacccaCAGAGTGAGAGTAaccttacaaatcaaatcaaatcaaattaaattgtatttgtcacatacacatggttagcagatgttataatgcgagtgtagcgaaatgcttgtgcttctagttccgacaatgcagtaataaccaacaagtaatctaactaacaattccaaaactactgtcttatacacacaagtgtaaagggataaagaatatgtacataaagatatatgaatgagtgatggtacagagcggcataggcaagatacagtagatgatatcgagtacagtatatacatatgagatgagtatgtaaacagagTAACCCACAGAGTGAGATTAGCCCACAGAGTAACCCATagagtaaccttacagagtaacccacagagtaaccttacagagtaacccacagagtgagagtaaccttacagagtaacccagagtgagagtaaccttacagagtaacccacagagtaaccttacagagtaaccttacagagtaaccttacagagtaacccagagtgagagtaaccttacagagtaacccacagagtaaccttacagagtaaccttacagagtaacccagagtgagagtaaccttacagagtaaccttacagagtaaccttacagagtaaccttacagagtaacccacagagtaaccttacagagtaacccagagtgagagtaaccttacagagtaacccacagagtaaccttacagagtaaccttacagagtaaccttacagagtaacccacagagtaaccttacagagtaacccagagtgagagtaaccttacagagtaacccacagagtaaccttacagagtaaccttacagagtagcccacagagtaaccttacagagtaaccttacagagtagcccacagagtaaccttacagagtaGCCTTACACAGTAACCtcacagagtaaccttacagagtagcccacagagtaaccttacagagtagcccacagagtaaccttacagagtaaccttacagagtaGCCCACATagtaaccttacagagtaaccttacACAGTAGCCCACATAttaaccttacagagtaaccaaCAGAGTGAGAATAACCTTACAGTGTAACCCTACATCCAGGCTGTATATACCTCCAGATATGGTACCCCCTTCTCAAAGGATTGTGGGTACTCTCTCagcatcttctcctcctccaggaACTTGGCGTCATGGCCTTCGGTGGCTGGTTGGAACAAGCCGTAGTTCAACACATCCCGCAACGAATCGGTCAGAGAACATAGCACCTGCTGCTTGGCCTTCCAAACGGTCGCATCCGGGTTGAACCGCAAACACTTCTGCAGAGGAGAcggggagaaaaggggagagagagagggagagagagaaggagagagagggagagagagggttcaaTGGTAGTGCTTATAGAGAAGAgatagagggtggagagaggaaggggtagttGGGGTTTAGATGAAAACACTAAAGAAGAAAAGTGAGGAAAAGGAAAGCATTGAACTGTAAAGTAGAAAAGTAACAGCAATTTAACAGTCTAGACTGAGGGAAGGGTCCTGGTGCAGTATTAGTGTGTCTGTCAGAAGTGGAGAACCGCTCCTCGCTGCAGTACTGCTGTTATTACCATTCTGAACCACTAGGCAGAGACATTGTGAGTCCACCACAGGGACCAGTGATGTGTATGGTTTTATACAGTAAGGAGATATGAATGGCTGATTGTACTGTCTCCTCTGATCAGTGAGCTCCTGTATGGTGAGATGAATAGAATGTTTGATTGTGCTGTATCATATAGGCACAGTTAGCATTAGACATAATGTCATTTTATGGACAGATCCACATCTGTTTCTGTAGATCATGAATCAAACAGTcttcctatctttctctctctctctctctctctctggtgtgagtCTGGGCTGAGGCTGAGGTAGAGCAGGCCATTCCCCTGACCTTGAAGTAGCTGTGTGATTGGTCCTTCTGGAGAGCAGCTGTATCTCTCGCTTGCTGCTTCTGCATGCATGGATGTACGCTCCACGGCTCAATACATCTCACTAACGtgtttaactctctctttctgtcttagtctctccctcactgactgtctcacacactctctcagtctgtctggtgtcatgacgttggcctgggggtaggtttatgacagtcataaatacatcttcccccctttttcctctctctaccctactgatattacatttgcaaaccccttggtcaacatagagattctgggaacatcagtaggtggggggaaatgaactatattctggtaatccgaccaattgaacatatgcagtggtacttaatgaatgatgtcagttcggttgtcatctgagacattctcatcaatgataagatgacataacctctacagtggaaagtctacacatcagagttatcggattcacaaagaattgttgttcaatttaaatgtttgagtatgaaattattcgtgatgggttgaaatgtgattttagcttctaaaatgtgagaattgggttttcataaggttagggctctgctcaatcagtggacCGCCCCTGTGAAGACACACGGGTCATAAAAGttttcagacacacccttctccctccactatataaagccttgacgagaATATAACCtactgttccgaggatgtgacgacggcggtccgatgtcagaatggtttagataaaaactacagaacgaagccaacatcagcgtgaacTTTGGTTGCGAagggtatgaactttgaactcttattcactacagaagtgatacctcctagccgttgagttagcaacagcagctgcaaacgagggttaggaaggaacagacagaatgtcccgtctatcacacaacgacgttactacagcatattcaattgaccaccagagacattcttcaaaggacaaaggactcggtttggcaacacggccttccatctaccaacctaccaaagcgcagctcagagtaaatatttattgcattttccttttccaaatgggcggtaatttagaatgcataagatactgtatttacgatagcacagcttcttcctttgttactcagtcttcccgctctttcactaaacccagccccttttcttttgtgtaacaagctgtcatatctgttccgcctgccagggacgttttcctttatgacgcaatttgtaatcaagttatgattaattatgtgtatgtgtaattctgtgtgattagctaggtatt harbors:
- the LOC121844468 gene encoding SH3 and multiple ankyrin repeat domains protein 1-like, which translates into the protein MTMPLSPLSSDEEQQRMLGNNRHLYPGAEDEEEEEEEDEEEEGEEDDRDEEGEDGENGELEGEEEEEEEVRRGGGMSRGGRDEGHRQLGKMAGRPAGDRQIRPGNIGHTVNPYSSNHGPTHQQPANQQQQQKRLREHSSSRAPSEDAHIAMMVFRIGIPDIKQTKCLRFNPDATVWKAKQQVLCSLTDSLRDVLNYGLFQPATEGHDAKFLEEEKMLREYPQSFEKGVPYLEFRYKTRVYKQTNLDEKQLAKLHTKASLKKFMDYIQSGSVDKMAKFLDKGLDPNYQDPDTGETPLTLAVQCEPGGGEAIRGLVLGGAHLDFRSKDGLTPLHKAVRSHCHTALLTLLSLGASPDYKDRRG